A window of the Zeugodacus cucurbitae isolate PBARC_wt_2022May chromosome 2, idZeuCucr1.2, whole genome shotgun sequence genome harbors these coding sequences:
- the LOC105214929 gene encoding uncharacterized protein LOC105214929 produces MPKIRKCRVRDCESTSGVLRLFRFPNERELAAKWKENLQILPTDHFSASNTFICEKHFAKEAIGQRMLRKNAIPTLCLGIEGSPAQQYVAAKLYRSCCVSNCTGWESRKLFEFPKTEVAANNWARACNLQLPLQKNKRLFVCERHFYKKDVSAKRVLHEVVPALNIKENDDNSDISSEWVLPAVVKSYNIKNEKAASPSSFTFSEMEKMTKLCEIDMKCESSEEITTFDHEHYARVARGYQKNALKQSQTIAQLKKQIYDLQKKCEALEKSIIIPSGASEYAITFARMILKNKTSYDEKEKIMALNINYMSTKAYNFMRDDLSFALPHKKTLLRWRPIRSVSPGIDEKVLNNLEKIVRNMKREERICQIIFDEVSIKKDLTYNKVRDVIDGFVDNGEGHRESVIGNKCCFFMVKGLVSKWKYIVSYYVAKEGVKSVQLEKLLKNNIDACENIGLNIKSVVCDQGGQNMKLKGLLGATSDQPYFFYKEKKIYFMFDYCHLIKCIRNMFLKYDLETSDGIATSAVVKQIYAIDQANVNFKMCPKLTYSHVYPGCFEKMSVSRATQLLSNSVAAAIEMATNQNLLGSDEQSKARAKATQSFVKKMNDLFDELDCKTLHNANPIRRPIQRDCIEKINRLKKYIAYIAAIKSPHINIMCLDSTKLTITAMIGISEDIFKENDTISFILLGKMNQDALENFFYKIRANLGINSHPSAHEIQYIVARLISMHVLRRQFSHTGSNCEEDDDINLDWNYGQEDDLKENLQPAEQLAVEQIEIPDEHFASAEKPAETQVRRYYTGYAIYQKVLCRLKCQKCVAVMKNTTGSLEDSSEALIRSKNYKSPDDLRLVNPDDRVFEVCRLQFNYYKELFAKHAAKVGIKSLMIAQITKKTQEIYPQWYEEAGECLGHRHTFLDFLITVLLYKNSKWLALQTAEQCKKVAKASAYQKKLKKLTT; encoded by the exons atgccaaaaattagGAAGTGTCGTGTTCGGGATTGTGAAAGTACCAGCGGGGTACTCCGGTTGTTTCGGTTTCCAAATGAAAGGGAGCTGGCTGCAAAGTGGAAGGAGAATTTACAGATTCTGCCCACTGACCACTTTTCAGCCAGTAACACTTTCATTTGCGAAAAACATTTCGCGAAAGAGGCGATCGGGCAGAGGATGCTGCGGAAGAACGCGATCCCCACTTTATGTCTGG GCATTGAGGGGAGCCCAGCCCAACAATATGTGGCAGCAAAATTGTATCGCAGTTGCTGCGTTAGCAACTGCACGGGATGGGAGTCCCGGAAGCTCTTCGAATTTCCGAAAACGGAAGTTGCTGCCAACAATTGGGCTCGGGCCTGCAATTTACAATTgccattacaaaaaaataaacgattatttgTATGCGAACGTCATTTCTATAAGAAAGACGTTTCGGCAAAGCGAGTTTTGCACGAAGTTGTGCCGGcactaaatattaaagaaaatgatGATAATAGCGATATATCATCAGAATGGGTTTTGCCGGCGGTAGTAAAaagctataatataaaaaatgaaaaagcggCTTCACCCTCTAGTTTTACTTTTTCCGAAATGGAAAAGATGACAAAACTATGCGAAATCGATATGAAATGTGAAAGTAGTGAAGAGATCACTACTTTTGATCATGAGCATTATGCTCGAGTAGCCAGAGGCTACCAAAAAAATGCACTGAAGCAAAGCCAAACCATAgcgcaattaaaaaaacaaatttatgatttacaaaaaaaatgtgaagcTTTAGAAAAAAGCATTATAATACCCAGCGGTGCAAGCGAATACGCAATAACATTCGCTAGAAtgattcttaaaaataaaacctCCTATGACGAAAAGGAGAAGATAATGGCATTGAACATAAATTATATGTCAACAAAAGCCTATAATTTCATGCGCGATGACCTCTCATTTGCATTACCgcataaaaaaacgcttttgcGTTGGCGGCCGATCCGGTCTGTGTCCCCCGGTATCGATGAGAAGGTATTAAACAATTTAGAGAAAATTGTGCGCAATATGAAAAGAGAAGAGCGCATTTGCCAAATAATTTTCGACGAAGTCTCAATTAAAAAAGATCTGACGTACAATAAAGTACGGGACGTTATAGATGGCTTCGTCGATAACGGAGAAGGTCACCGAGAAAGTGTGATCGGCAATAAGTGCTGTTTTTTCATGGTAAAAGGCTTAGTGTCCAAATGGAAATATATAGTTTCCTACTACGTAGCCAAGGAAGGCGTAAAAAGTGTGCAATTAGAGAAATTGCTAAAGAACAATATTGATGCCTGCGAGAACATCGGGCTCAATATAAAATCAGTAGTATGCGACCAGGGCGGTCAAAATATGAAGTTGAAAGGATTATTGGGCGCAACTTCAGACCAGCCATATTTCTTTTATAaggaaaagaaaatttattttatgtttgatTACTGccatttaattaaatgcatccgcaatatgtttttgaaatacGACTTGGAAACAAGTGATGGCATAGCAACATCCGCTGTTGTGAAACAGATATATGCCATAGACCAAGCGAAtgtcaattttaaaatgtgccCAAAATTGACCTATTCTCACGTGTACCCGGgctgttttgaaaaaatgtctGTGTCCAGAGCCACACAGTTACTCAGCAATTCGGTAGCCGCCGCTATAGAAATGGCTACCAATCAAAATCTTTTGGGCTCCGATGAGCAATCCAAAGCACGAGCCAAGGCAACCCAATCATTCGTAAAAAAAATGAACGATCTATTTGATGAATTGGATTGCAAAACGCTCCACAATGCGAATCCAATAAGGCGACCAATACAGAGagattgtattgaaaaaatcaatagattgaaaaaatatatcgcATATATAGCTGCCATTAAGAGTCCACATATCAATATCATGTGCCTCGACTCTACCAAATTAACTATTACCGCAATGATCGGAATAAGCGAagacatttttaaagaaaacgatACGATATCGTTTATACTCTTAGGGAAAATGAACCAAGACGCGcttgaaaactttttttataaaatccggGCAAATTTGGGGATCAACAGTCACCCATCAGCACACGAAATACAGTACATAGTAGCGAGACTAATCTCTATGCATGTGCTACGTCGGCAATTCTCACATACAGGGAGCAATTGTGAAGAAGATGACGACATAAACCTTGACTGGAATTATGGCCAAGAAGACGACCTGAAAGAAAATTTACAACCAGCAGAGCAACTTGCCGTGGAACAAATAGAGATTCCAGACGAGCACTTTGCTTCTGCTGAAAAACCAGCAGAAACTCAGGTACGTCGATACTACACAGGATACGCCATTTACCAGAAGGTTTTATGCCGGTTAAAATGCCAGAAATGTGTTGCTGTTATGAAGAATACGACGGGCTCACTGGAAGACTCATCGGAAGCCCTTATAaggtcaaaaaattataaaagtcccGACGACCTAAGATTGGTAAATCCCGATGATAGAGTTTTTGAAGTATGCCGGCTTCAATTTAATTACTACAAGGAGCTATTCGCAAAACACGCGGCCAAAGTGGGTATCAAATCATTGATGATAGCCCAAATTACGAAAAAGACACAGGAGATTTATCCGCAATGGTATGAGGAGGCAGGGGAATGCCTAGGACACAGGCACACATTCCTCGATTTTTTGATAACTGTTTTGCTATACAAAAACAGTAAGTGGCTGGCTCTTCAAACCGCAGAACAGTGTAAAAAAGTCGCCAAAGCCAGCGCATaccaaaagaaattaaaaaaattgacaacGTAA
- the LOC128921624 gene encoding tigger transposable element-derived protein 6-like yields the protein MSRRVVLTAKQKIAVLNDLKTSKDRKTIAAKYKVSLSTISRIQIQENKIRAITNPNRKRDRKGAHVNLDRTLLSWFNQIRSQNGIVTGPVLLSKAQEFALKLNESYVPDRSWLQRWCGRNALNFSKIYGEAGENNATSAEVFTTNRLPHIIEKFSPDCIFNADETGLYYKALPNGSYKGKYENPKGFKTQKQRLTFLFLCNATGTYKRAYCIGKSAKPRSFKGKQLPLPYYNNRSAWMTSVIWKKILIDLNQNLEKDNKQICLIVDNAPCHNTDEKFSNITIEFLPPNTTALIQPLDQGIIHSFKMEYRQILIKKQICALEKGLSIVEFLKSLTILDGINYANRAWNLVKQQTISNCFKKAGIDNIQFITDEIAATEGENYEWCTLDNEYIQCDNELVCF from the exons ATGTCGCGTCGTGTTGTGTTAACAGCGAAACAAAAAATTGCGGTTTTAAACGATTTAAAGACTTCCAAAGACCGAAAAACCATTGCTGCTAAATATAAAGTTAGCTTAAGCACTATATCGCGCATTCAAATCCAAGAGAACAAAATCCGCGCCATAACAAATCCCAATAGGAAACGGGATAGGAAAGGCGCACACGTGAATTTGGACAGAACCTTGTTGTCCTGGTTTAACCAAATCCGGTCCCAAAATGGAATTGTTACCGGACCTGTCTTGCTTTCTAAAGCACAGGAATTTGcgttaaaattaaacgaaagttATGTGCCAGACCGTAGTTGGTTGCAGCGTTGGTGCGGGCGAAATGCCCTTAACTTCTCCAAGATTTACGGAGAAGCTGGCGAAAATAACGCAACAAGTGCAGAAGTTTTCACTACTAACCGTTTGCctcatattattgaaaaattttcgcCGGATTGTATATTTAATGCCGATGAAACCGGGCTGTACTACAAGGCGTTGCCAAATGGAAGTTACAAAGGCAAGTATGAGAATCCAAAGGGATTCAAAACTCAAAAGCAACGCCTCACATTTCTGTTTCTATGCAATGCAACCGGCACGTATAAACGTGCATATTGCATTGGAAAGTCGGCTAAACCACGGTCTTTTAAAGGAAAACAGCTACCGCTGccatattataataatagaaGTGCTTGGATGACGAGTGTTATTTGGAAAAAGATTCTAATAGATCTCAAtcaaaatcttgaaaaagaTAACAAGCAGATATGTTTGATTGTTGATAATGCTCCTTGCCACAATACAGATGAGAAATTCTCAAACATTACGATTGAATTTTTGCCACCAAATACAACTGCCCTTATACAGCCACTTGATCAAGGTATCATCCACTCCTTTAAAatggaatatcgacaaatactaataaaaaaacaaatttgtgcgTTGGAGAAGGGCTTATCTATAGTTGAATTCCTGAAATCGCTCACTATTTTGGATGGTATCAATTATGCAAATCGCGCTTGGAACCTTGTTAAGCAGCAAACAATTAGTAATTGTTTCAAAAAG gCAGGCATTGACAACATTCAATTCATTACAGATGAGATTGCAGCCACAGAAGGCGAAAACTATGAATGGTGCACACTCGATAATGAATACATTCAATGCGATAATGAACTTGTCTGCTTTTGA